The genomic interval GAATATTTGCTCTGCGTCCGCCCGTGCGCAAGCTTGTCTTGTTTCTTGGGGTGGACACAGCCCCAGCAAACTTGCAATTTGGACCCAGGCACAGTTTTCTTAGAGCTGGCTTTGGGTTACCAAAAGAAACTGTCACAGGAGACGCGGCCCGCCAGAGGCTCGCAGCTCTGATGGGCGGGTTGCACAGCTATATGGTACCCATTAGGAGCCGCATCAGGGGCGAACGCACAAGATATCAAAGCAGCTACCTGTGAGGGATCCAGCTCGTTAAAACAGGACGCGTACTTTTCCTCTGCGGGCACTGGTCCCTGCGCAGCAGGCAGAGGATTGCTGTCGTCCGAACAATGGTGAACTGACCGCAAGTGGAGGTGTCGCCGTCTCCAAAGAGGGAAGGGAGTGACTTCAGAGAACGGAGACAAGACAGGGCTTGCCTGATGCGGGTGATGCCGACGCAAGTAAATAATACGCGCGGACAAAGTTGGCCTGAGTTCCGCCCTACTAGTGCATAGAGGACCATGTTGATCCTGTGTCAGCGATTCTTGCCTGCCCAAGAAACAAAGCAACCTGTGTATACAGTGAGTTGCATACCAGGGATTCGTGCGCGAAGTAAGTGCAAGGTCGGCGTACCATTACCTATCCCTACCACGAGGATGTTTTGGGTTGCGGGCGGGCAGCGTTCATCTTTTTCGTACTCCCGGTTTTCCTCACCGCGTCATGCCTGGCCTCTGAGAGACATGGGATTCGTTGAAGCGTCCCTTTGTATTTCTAGGCGCTAATTTGAGCTGCTGTCGAACAAAAGTTTGATGATTCTAGGTCATCAGGGAAGCGTAATTCCCTGCGACTTGCAGGCTCGTCTCACGAAACAGCGGTGCGACAGGAACTCCAGGAGAGTCGTAGAAGCCCCGTGCAGTGCCTTGTGTATATGTAGTGACAAAACCGTGTCGGATGATTTTTAATACGTCTCATGAAGGCGCAAGAATATGGAGTTGGATGGCGGCGATGAAACTGAGGTCACACGCAGCCAGTCCAGAAGCGACGGCTTCCGCGCGTCAGCATCCACCTCAGACGTCTCTGTCGAGGCTTGTGTTGCAGACGATGCTGCCGCTGTTTGCGCGCTCAATATGAACAGCGCGTCTCCACAGCTCGGGCGTCCTGCTGAGGTGGGTGGGGGGGCAGACGCTCtgcggtcggcgccgcgtAACAGGACTCAATGTGGGGAGAGccacggaggaggaggcgttAGAAGCGAACCGCTCAGCCGAGCGTTGCCGGCAAGGCCGGGGGAGGGCatgggcggcggaggggtgGACGCTAGCGTAGTCGCTAACACACCGTGCGAAGGGGACGAGTGCAAGGCCCAGACGGGAGAGAAGACCTTCTGTGGTCCAAAGACTGGGCCTCACGGCGTTAGCGCTACCATCTCAGATGATGAGATTACGGAAGCATGGACTCCTGCCCTGATGCCCTTTCCTCCGTttctcgcggctctctggACGGGACAACTGCAGCACCAACAGGCCAGCATTGGCGAAGGactccttcctcttccgctCCTCAATCCCTCTTCCTTCTGTTTCCTCTCGGCATCGCTTCAAGCGCTGGCTTCACTCACGCCACTATTAGATCTTCTCCATGCTCTAGCGTACCTCAAGCTGCTTCGGGAATGTCTCCCCAACTGCCTTATGTTGCCGTCATCGGCTTCTTTGTACCcagatgcagaggcggacACAAAGCATTATTCACCTGCTGGATCCCGCAAGGATGGGACGACAGTGGGATGCGACGGCACATATGCACGCCTCGCAGTGAAGCCAAGCTCAGACCGCCCCGATGATGGCCGTCCTGTCTGCCAAGAGACGTACACTCTGCCTCCAGGCCCTGGAAAGCTTCCGCACCTCTTGTTGACGTGTCTGATGACACTGAACCGTGGTCTCTCCATGCCGTCTGTGTCAGGCTTGCTACTTGCCTCGCGCGACTGGTCTCCGTGTGAGGCACAGGGAAAATCCCGCGGAAATCTCGACCAATTGCAGCGATGTGGAGAGGTTGGCGGAGGGGTGGCGTTCCCCGTCGAGTGCGCGTCGACCGCAGGTCACCACGACAACGGCGGGGAGAGACAGAATATCGATAGCAACCGAGCGGATTTGTACGTCGTGTTGGAGGAAGGCAGGCGGCTCGTAGTTACGGAAAAGGCACCAATTTCGGTGTTCGACTTCCTCTGGCGGCTTGCGCGTATGGCTGCTTCCAGGACTGAAGCTCAGAGGCCGGATGCACCGGACGCCTCTCCGGAGAGGGTAGAGAAATTGCCATCTCAGGGGACGCAGAGGATCCCCCCTTGCGCTTGGCGCTGTGCCGCTGGCCAGGTCTTAGAAGCAGTACGCGGGGCAGCGAGGTTGAGCTCGGGGATTCTGGAACAGGAGAGACGCCGAATTGTGAGGGACCACCGAGGTCAGAACTCGGCGAGGCAACACGGGATGGCGCCTGCAGTGTACCGGCAGCTCAGTAACGCCATGCGGCACCTCTTTCCCGGCGATGTCCCTCATCTGGGACTGGCGGGGAACCGAGATCTATTTATAAGAGAGCAGGACGCACACGAGTTTCTGCAGGCACTCTTGGAGGAGCTCGATGATGACTGCCATGCTGCTGAACAGCTCTGTGTTGGGCTCTCAGTCGGTCTTGAGAGTACCATTTCCGACTCTATCCCTCATACGAAATGCAGCCGAACATCGCGGCAAAAGGAAGGACAGAATCTGTCAGTGTATTTGCAAGAATCCACGGCACGCGACGACTGCGGTGAGAGCGTAAACCCAGCCAAGGCAGCACCATCTGCTGAGCTGATTGAGAAGTTCGGGCCGGTCAAACAGCAGTTTGAAGCTGCTCCAGGACTCACCGACTCAGTGGTAGAGAGACCTCAAGATGATGAGCAGTCGCCAGCTGGCGCCGGTTCCAATTTGAGAGGGCGGTCCACACCTCACAAGCAATCGAAGCCGATGCAGGGTCAAGTTCCCGCGTCTCGACGAGCGCCGGTTCCTCATCTTCGCGACGTTTTTTCGGGCACACTCGCAGAATTCACCTGCTGTCTGGTGTGCGGATACCGCACGCCACAGCGGCTGCTTCCATTCTCATGTTTGCAGCTGTCTTTGGAGACCACCCGAAAATTTGGCTTTTGGTCGGGCCCTGCCTCCGTTGAGGATCTCGTGCGTGCTTCGTTTCGGCCACAGCGGGTGGATCACGTAGAATGTTTGTACTGCTCGGCGTTGGTAACCTTTCGCAGTCTTCAgttgcagctgcagaaggatGCCGTCCTGTCTATCGTTCCTCACTGTTCGCCAGGGTGTGTCGTTCAACGTGAAGATCTTGTCGATCCAGAGGCTGTGTGTGGTACACGGGGGGCGAGGGCTCCAGCGTCAGGCGTCCGTCCTCCGCGTGGGCTCGGTCAGCGTACGTCTGGCGTCAGTGGCAGTGAAGAGCGTGAAGAGCCATTTTTGCACGACGGTGCCGCTTCGGCTTATGGTACATTCGTGCCCCCGTCGGTTTGGCCTCGGTTCAGTGAGCACGCAGTGCCTACATCGTTAATTCCGAGTTTTTTTTCTCCTATTTGGATGCTGCCGGCATCCATGGTCCGTGCACACGTCAAGCGGCGGGTCACGCTCTGGCAATTATTTAACCTCGTTTCTTCCCAACAAAAAAAAGAGCCCGAAGCTGGGCGCGGAGATCCCACcactgcggcagacgcgacacCGCGTTCAGGTAACATGGAGAAGgagccgctgcgggcgccggtGAGGCATCCTGCCAACGCCGGAGACTGGGAAGCGACGCTGGAAGCCTTGAAGcttcgcgcgggcgagctcTGGACCACAGTTCGGCGGTCAAAGGAAAAGATCCAAAGggtgcagcggctgccgcaagTGCTCATTATTCAGGTATGTGACGTTGTTCCAAGCAGGAGGAGGGCTCGACGAGCTGTCACTTTACGCTTGGATGCGGCTGACCCGGATGGATTTCCCTCATCTGCGTTGTTCCCTCCGGTGGTCGGCAGCGGGGTAAACAGGCTGCTCTCTAGCACTCGTCGGATGGAAAGCAGCAACATCGAACGCCTCTGAAATATCCAGAGAACGCGACGGTTTTGAACGCGTGAATGTGCCATCATACGTTGCTTGTTTCTACAGGTAAACGCCCTTGCTACGACACCGTATGGCCGAATTTACAAGCTCGCCGAACGCTGCTCCTTTCCTCTTGCGTTCGATGCGTTTGTCCTCTTCGggcctgcagcagagaaTGCGAGAGACAGCTCGGCATCTTCGTTCGCGGGCAACGGGATTGACGAACTCCCCCACCGCATGACGCAGGACACTCGAATGTTTGAAGTCCATGAGTCATGCCCGACGTGGGTTCATTCAACCGCCAAAATACGAGGATTCCAAGAGGCTACGTCTCCAAGCAGCTccgggaggcgagcgacgagcaC from Besnoitia besnoiti strain Bb-Ger1 chromosome XI, whole genome shotgun sequence carries:
- a CDS encoding ubiquitin carboxyl-terminal hydrolase (encoded by transcript BESB_021380); protein product: MELDGGDETEVTRSQSRSDGFRASASTSDVSVEACVADDAAAVCALNMNSASPQLGRPAEVGGGADALRSAPRNRTQCGESHGGGGVRSEPLSRALPARPGEGMGGGGVDASVVANTPCEGDECKAQTGEKTFCGPKTGPHGVSATISDDEITEAWTPALMPFPPFLAALWTGQLQHQQASIGEGLLPLPLLNPSSFCFLSASLQALASLTPLLDLLHALAYLKLLRECLPNCLMLPSSASLYPDAEADTKHYSPAGSRKDGTTVGCDGTYARLAVKPSSDRPDDGRPVCQETYTLPPGPGKLPHLLLTCLMTLNRGLSMPSVSGLLLASRDWSPCEAQGKSRGNLDQLQRCGEVGGGVAFPVECASTAGHHDNGGERQNIDSNRADLYVVLEEGRRLVVTEKAPISVFDFLWRLARMAASRTEAQRPDAPDASPERVEKLPSQGTQRIPPCAWRCAAGQVLEAVRGAARLSSGILEQERRRIVRDHRGQNSARQHGMAPAVYRQLSNAMRHLFPGDVPHLGLAGNRDLFIREQDAHEFLQALLEELDDDCHAAEQLCVGLSVGLESTISDSIPHTKCSRTSRQKEGQNLSVYLQESTARDDCGESVNPAKAAPSAELIEKFGPVKQQFEAAPGLTDSVVERPQDDEQSPAGAGSNLRGRSTPHKQSKPMQGQVPASRRAPVPHLRDVFSGTLAEFTCCLVCGYRTPQRLLPFSCLQLSLETTRKFGFWSGPASVEDLVRASFRPQRVDHVECLYCSALVTFRSLQLQLQKDAVLSIVPHCSPGCVVQREDLVDPEAVCGTRGARAPASGVRPPRGLGQRTSGVSGSEEREEPFLHDGAASAYGTFVPPSVWPRFSEHAVPTSLIPSFFSPIWMLPASMVRAHVKRRVTLWQLFNLVSSQQKKEPEAGRGDPTTAADATPRSGNMEKEPLRAPVRHPANAGDWEATLEALKLRAGELWTTVRRSKEKIQRVQRLPQVLIIQVNALATTPYGRIYKLAERCSFPLAFDAFVLFGPAAENARDSSASSFAGNGIDELPHRMTQDTRMFEVHESCPTWVHSTAKIRGFQEATSPSSSGRRATSTGPKRSQPESGADGRLYELRAVVTHLGSSASTGHFVCYRRWDACAFGPGPGARSLLQSFCANVGEDISFEGFDCDSKTRISTPSGCNNGSGTESPSAEVTTAFSAGGDCTATSTGPGDSLIAGQRQGHAANVGSAADTGRRRHVANSASTHSASGAGGGGEVLDNLDMPPETEEATQDEGCRQYREHGCSDEREAHEAHQTWRAGRLSTWLRQSRFLGAANAAFVRVSDSSVEAVKVEDVMTTEPYLLFYQVAPPAIF